ACATCGTTTCACCGTGAAACACTACGATTCACGAATGCGAGACGAAATGTTTCAGACGACTCCGCCGTCGTGGGCCGCCGTGGACGCGGCCTTCGCGGCCCTCGGACGCGCGGTCTTGCTCGCGGACGCCACCGGGCGGGTCGTTTACGCGAGCGACGCGCTCGACCGGCTCGCGTGTGCCGGCGCGTGTGCCCGCGCGACCGGCAAGCCGATCGACGCGCTCCTCGGCCCGGGCCTGCTCGCCGCCCCCGACGGCAGCGTCGAACGGCTCGCCCCGGGCGAGCGCCGCGAAGGCCGCCGCGCGTTTTTGCACTGCCCGCACACCGGCGCCCAGCTCGTGTCCGTCACGGTGGCCGGCGTGCGGGAAGGTCAGCTGCCGGCCGCGCCGGCCGACGCGCGCTATTTGATCGTGGTCCGGCCCGCCGAGCAGGACGACGACCTGCACGCCTCGGCGGCGGCGGTCGCCGCGGGCCTGGTCGCGCGGTCCCCCGCCATGCTCGCGATCGTGCGCACCATCGAGGCGCTTCGCCAGAGCGAGGCGACGACGCTGATCACGGGCGAAAGCGGCACCGGCAAGGAGGTCGTCGCCCGCGCGATCCACGCCACGTCGCCGCGCCGGCGCGGCCCGTTCGTCGCGATCAACTGCGGGGCGTTGCCGCCCGGAGTACTCGAAAGCGAGCTGTTCGGCCACGCGCGCGGCGCGTTCACGGGCGCCGTCCGCGACCGCGCGGGGCATCTGGAAGCCGCCGCCGGCGGCACCCTGTTTCTCGACGAGATCGGAGACCTGCCGCTTCCGTTGCAGGTCAAACTGCTGCGGGTCTTGCAAGAGCGCCAGTTCCCCCGCGTCGGCGAGACGCGACTGCGGCCGTTTACCGCCCGCGTGATCGCCGCGACGCACGTGGACCTCGAATCGGCCGTCGCCAACGGCTCGTTCCGCGACGACCTGTATTATCGGCTGCGCGTGATCCCGATCGCGATCCCGCCGCTGCGCGAGCGGCCCGAGGATCTCGAGCCGCTGGTGCGCGCGCTGCTCGGCCGGGTGTGCGCGCGCACCGGCCGCCAGGTGGCGCTCGCGCCCGACGCGATGGCGGCGCTGGCCCGGTACGACTGGCCGGGCAACGTGCGCGAGCTCGAAAACGCACTCGAGTATGCGGTGGCGCTGTCGACGGGACAGACGATCCACGTCGACGACCTGCCGGAGACGGTACGGCACGGGGCGGCCGCGTGCACCGCGCCGGAAGCCGCGCAGGCGGCCGGCGGGGACGCATCGCCGGCGGCGCGGCCGCCCCCCCCGGCCCGTCCGCCCGCCCGGCCGGCGGCGGCCTCCACCGGGCGGACGACGGCCGACGCCGGCGAGGCCGCGCGCGTGCGCGCCGCGCTCGACGCCCACCGCTGGAACCGGACGGCGACGGCGCGGGCCCTCGGCATCAGCCGGTCCACGCTGTGGCGCAAGATGCGCGCGCTCGGCCTGTAGCCGGCGGGCGAGCGGGAATATTCCGCGGAGTCGGCCGGTTGCGCCGCAAAAACGCCGGTGTTAGATCGGCGAGCGGACATCCCCATGATTCAGGTCCAGAATCTCGCGAAGTTCTACGGCGGCAAGCGCGCCCTCGGGCCGGTGTCGTTCGACATCGAAGACGGCGAGTGCGTGGGCTTTTTGGGTCTCAACGGCGCGGGCAAGACCACGGCGCTGCGCATCCTCGCGTGCGACCTGCGCCCGTCCTCTGGGAGCGTGCGCGTCGGCGACATCGACGCCGTTCGCGATCCCCACGAGGTCCGCAAGCTGGTGGGATTCCTGCCGGAGACGCCGCCGGTGTACCCGGAGATGACCGTCGGCGACTACCTGGCGTTCGCCGGCCGCCTGCGGGGCATGGGCAAAGAGGACCTCCGCCGGCGCATCCCGGAGGTCGAGGACCTCACCCACCTGCGCGACGTACACGACGACCTGATCGCCACGCTGTCGCACGGCTACCGCCAGCGCGTCGGCGTGGCCCAGGCGATCGTCCACAATCCGACGCTGCTCATCCTCGACGAGCCGACCCGCGGCCTCGACCCGGTGCAGATCGTGGAGATGCGCAACATGATCCGCGCGCTGCGGGACCAGCACACGGTCATCCTGTCGAGCCACGTCCTCACCGAGGTGAGCAAGACCTGCGACCGACTGCTTGTCCTCGGCAACGGCACGATCGTCGGGTCGGGCAGCGAAACCGACCTGTCGGCCGACGTGCTCGCGAGCCGCCACATCCTGGTCGCGGTGCGGCCGTCCGGCGAGGTCTACCGCGACGCCGCCAGCGCGTCGCAGTCTCAAGCGACCAAGGCGATCCGCGAGTGCGTCGAGGGCGTCGAGGGCGTCACCGGCGTGACGGCCACCGGCGTGACCGACGGCGCAATCGAGTTCGATGTCACCGCCACCGACGACGTCAGAGCCGCTCTCAACCGCGCCCTCGTCGAGGCGGGGCACGACGTGATCCGCCTCGACCGGGTCGAGCGCGAACTCGAGAACATCTTCCTGCAGCTCGTCCACGGAGGGTCCGATGCGCAAAGCCGCGATCATCTATCGGCGTGAGCTGGGCGCGTACCTCAAGTCGCCGACCGGCTACATCGTCTCCGCCGCGGTGCTGTTGATCCAGGGCATCCTGTTTTACACACAGGCCCTCGGTCCGCGCGGCGGCGCGCGCCTGTCCGGCGAGGTCCTCAGCCACTTCTTCATGTGGGCCAGCGGGCCGACCGCGGTCGGTGCCCTCGTGCTGTCGCTGCGGCTCGTCGCGCAAGAACGGCAGACCGGCAGCCTCGTGTTGCTGAACACGTCGCCGGTGCGCGAAGCGGAGGTCGTCGCGGGCAAGTTTTTCGCCGCGTTCACCTTCCTCGCCGGTGCGACCCTGCTGAGCTTCTACCTGCCGATGTTGATCCTCGTCAACGGCAAGATCTCGCTCGCGCACGTCGTCGCGGGGTACAGCGGCCTGTTGCTGTTCGGCGCCGCGTGCCTGGCGATCGGGATGTTCGCCACCGCGGTCGCCCCCGACCAGCTCATCGCGGCCGTCGTCGGCGGGATCCTCACCGCCGCCCTGTACTTCGCCTACTACCTCGCCAAGGAGATGTCGCCGCCGCTGCGGGGCGTCTTCGAAGGCATCGCGATCTGGCACAAACATTACTGGCCGTTCATGCGCGGCATCGTGCACCTGCAACACGTGGTCTACTACCTGGCCATCATCTACTTCTTCCTGGTGCTCGCCACCAAGACGCTGGAGGCGCGGCGATGGCGGTAAACGCGCGGCGGTGCCCCTGGTGGCTCACGTGGGCGTTCTTCGGCGCCCTCGTGGCGGTCTTCGTCGGCGAGCGCCCGCTGGGCGACACCGGCGTGTGGCGCGCGGTCTTCTCGGGCGCCGGATTCGGCTTCGCCGTGATCGCGACAGCGTGGCGCGCGTGGGCGTGGCTCGGCTCGCGCGGCGACCGGCGGCGCATCCACGGCATCCTGCTGGCCGGCTACGCTGGGTCGGTGGCCGCGCTCGTCCTGTACTTCCTCGGCAGCGACCTGATCGCGCCGGAGCCGTCGCGGCTGTGGAGCGCGACGCGCGCGGCGTGGCCGATCCTGTTGGCGTGCTCGCTGTTGCCCGCGCTGGCGGCACAGTGGGCCATCGGATCGCCGCGCGCCGCGGTGAGCAGCGACTTCGACGAGGCGCGCGTCGAAGCGCTCCGCGTCGTCGAGCTGGCGGTGTCCGCCCTCGACGTGGCGGTCGTCGCCAGCTTCCTGTTCCTCGCCGTGTTCA
This genomic stretch from Deltaproteobacteria bacterium harbors:
- a CDS encoding sigma-54-dependent Fis family transcriptional regulator: MFQTTPPSWAAVDAAFAALGRAVLLADATGRVVYASDALDRLACAGACARATGKPIDALLGPGLLAAPDGSVERLAPGERREGRRAFLHCPHTGAQLVSVTVAGVREGQLPAAPADARYLIVVRPAEQDDDLHASAAAVAAGLVARSPAMLAIVRTIEALRQSEATTLITGESGTGKEVVARAIHATSPRRRGPFVAINCGALPPGVLESELFGHARGAFTGAVRDRAGHLEAAAGGTLFLDEIGDLPLPLQVKLLRVLQERQFPRVGETRLRPFTARVIAATHVDLESAVANGSFRDDLYYRLRVIPIAIPPLRERPEDLEPLVRALLGRVCARTGRQVALAPDAMAALARYDWPGNVRELENALEYAVALSTGQTIHVDDLPETVRHGAAACTAPEAAQAAGGDASPAARPPPPARPPARPAAASTGRTTADAGEAARVRAALDAHRWNRTATARALGISRSTLWRKMRALGL
- a CDS encoding ABC transporter ATP-binding protein — protein: MIQVQNLAKFYGGKRALGPVSFDIEDGECVGFLGLNGAGKTTALRILACDLRPSSGSVRVGDIDAVRDPHEVRKLVGFLPETPPVYPEMTVGDYLAFAGRLRGMGKEDLRRRIPEVEDLTHLRDVHDDLIATLSHGYRQRVGVAQAIVHNPTLLILDEPTRGLDPVQIVEMRNMIRALRDQHTVILSSHVLTEVSKTCDRLLVLGNGTIVGSGSETDLSADVLASRHILVAVRPSGEVYRDAASASQSQATKAIRECVEGVEGVTGVTATGVTDGAIEFDVTATDDVRAALNRALVEAGHDVIRLDRVERELENIFLQLVHGGSDAQSRDHLSA